The following are encoded together in the Lactuca sativa cultivar Salinas chromosome 1, Lsat_Salinas_v11, whole genome shotgun sequence genome:
- the LOC111891184 gene encoding uncharacterized protein LOC111891184, translating into MVKQATTLKTATWTAKNVETQIREKGLEKDKAGEKRKLEVSSISDKKGRFSMSNMDDLKYRAKWCEKCKKMHYGRCDGEVTCYKCGRIGHYSRDYTLNDKVCYGCRDKGYMSKDFLKKNEAARQSASPKPNARAFQMILDEVGDNARDQE; encoded by the coding sequence ATGGTTAAACAAGCAACCACCTTGAAAACCGCCACCTGGACAGCTAAAAATGTAGAGACccaaataagagaaaagggtctagagaaagataaggcaggagaaaaGAGAAAGCTTGAGGTATCCTCAATATCAGATAAGAAAGGAAGATTCTCAATGTCTAACATGGATGACCTAAAGTATCGAGCCAAGTGGTGTGAAAAATGCAAGAAGATGCATTATGGAAGATGCGAcggagaagtgacttgttacaagtgtgggaggatcgGTCACTATTCTAGAGATTATACGCTAAATGATAAGGTATGCTATGGATGCAGAGACAAGGGGTATATGTCAAAAGATTTCCTGAAGAAAAACGAAGCTGCAAGGCAAAGTGCGTCGCCGAAGCCAAATGCAAGAGCATTTcagatgatccttgatgaagtagGTGACAATGCAAGGGATCAAGAGTAA